From a region of the Rhodococcus sp. 4CII genome:
- a CDS encoding HypC/HybG/HupF family hydrogenase formation chaperone, whose amino-acid sequence MCLGIPGQVVDIVDAEQHLAKVDVNGVQRTISVRLLAEEGLVVGDWVLVHVGFAMAKIDEIEAQLTLDQVQKMGADYVNEIDAFNSSEIA is encoded by the coding sequence ATGTGTCTGGGGATACCCGGTCAGGTGGTCGACATCGTCGATGCCGAACAGCATCTGGCGAAGGTGGACGTGAACGGCGTCCAGAGAACGATCAGTGTGCGACTGCTCGCCGAAGAAGGTCTCGTCGTCGGTGACTGGGTGCTCGTACACGTCGGTTTCGCGATGGCGAAGATCGACGAGATCGAGGCGCAGCTGACGTTGGATCAGGTGCAGAAGATGGGCGCCGACTACGTGAACGAGATCGACGCGTTCAACTCGTCCGAAATCGCGTGA
- the hypD gene encoding hydrogenase formation protein HypD, whose product MKFVDEFRDPAAARALVKSITELARGDEFKFMEVCGGHTHTIYRHGIEHLLPETVELVHGPGCPVCVIPMGRVDDAMWLAEQPGVIFTTFGDMMRVPGSKGNLIEAKARGADVRFVYSPLDALKVALDNPDHQVVFFAVGFETTAPSTAVTLVRARALGVKNFSVFCNHVTIVPPIKAILESPDLRLSGFLGPGHVSTVVGLRPYRFVNEVYGKPMVVAGFEPLDILASVHMLLQQIREGRCEIENQYKRVVRAEGNVQALKLMAETFELRPHFEWRGLGFISHSALKVHRDYVEFDAEEKFSMPGVRVADPKACQCGEVLKGVIKPWECKVFGTACTPETPIGTCMVSPEGACAAYYNFGRLHRETAQLLGQRG is encoded by the coding sequence ATGAAGTTCGTCGACGAATTCCGGGACCCGGCGGCGGCGCGCGCCCTGGTCAAATCCATCACCGAACTGGCCCGCGGCGACGAGTTCAAGTTCATGGAGGTGTGCGGCGGCCATACCCACACGATCTATCGGCACGGCATCGAGCATCTGCTGCCGGAGACCGTTGAACTGGTGCACGGCCCCGGATGTCCGGTGTGCGTCATCCCGATGGGCCGCGTCGACGACGCCATGTGGCTCGCCGAGCAGCCCGGCGTCATCTTCACGACGTTCGGCGACATGATGCGGGTGCCCGGATCCAAGGGCAATCTCATCGAGGCCAAGGCCCGCGGCGCGGATGTCCGCTTCGTGTATTCGCCGCTGGACGCACTCAAGGTGGCCCTCGACAACCCCGACCACCAGGTGGTGTTCTTCGCCGTCGGTTTCGAGACCACCGCGCCGTCCACTGCGGTGACGCTGGTCCGCGCGCGGGCGCTGGGTGTGAAGAACTTCAGCGTGTTCTGCAACCACGTCACGATCGTTCCGCCGATCAAGGCGATCCTCGAATCCCCCGACCTCCGGTTGTCGGGTTTCCTCGGTCCCGGCCACGTGTCCACCGTCGTGGGGCTGCGCCCGTACCGGTTCGTGAACGAGGTGTACGGGAAGCCGATGGTGGTCGCGGGTTTCGAGCCGCTCGACATCCTCGCGTCGGTGCACATGCTGCTCCAGCAGATCCGTGAGGGTCGCTGCGAGATCGAGAACCAGTACAAACGGGTGGTGCGCGCGGAGGGCAACGTGCAGGCGCTGAAGCTGATGGCCGAGACGTTCGAGTTGCGACCGCACTTCGAGTGGCGCGGGCTCGGTTTCATCTCGCACAGCGCGCTCAAGGTCCACCGCGACTACGTCGAGTTCGACGCCGAGGAGAAGTTCTCGATGCCGGGTGTCCGCGTCGCCGATCCGAAGGCCTGCCAGTGCGGCGAGGTTCTCAAGGGCGTCATCAAACCGTGGGAGTGCAAGGTCTTCGGGACGGCCTGCACACCGGAGACCCCGATCGGCACGTGCATGGTCTCCCCGGAAGGTGCGTGCGCCGCCTACTACAACTTCGGCAGGCTGCACCGCGAGACGGCCCAATTGCTCGGTCAGCGAGGCTGA
- the hypE gene encoding hydrogenase expression/formation protein HypE produces the protein MSTTEPATSAEREDRVLERIDKFRQRRPRLLDEVVTLAHGAGGKSSAALVDAVFVEAFRNDELEQLGDAAALSMPSGERLAFSTDSYVVQPLRFPGGSIGHLAVHGTVNDLAVSGARPRWLSAAFVIEEGFPIAELREIVADMSEAAVLSGVQIVTGDTKVVGKGAADGVYISTAGVGVIPEGRRLSPDLVRAGDKVLLSGTIGAHGMAVMLARGDLAIEADIASDTAPVNSLVEALLEAAPSTRWMRDATRGGVGTVCNELAHASQLAVIIDEHSLPIEPQVLGACDMLGIDPLYVANEGKFVAVVAAEEADAAVAALRAHPRGADAAAVGEILAEPPGIVALRTSFGGSRIVDMLVGDPLPRIC, from the coding sequence ATGAGCACGACCGAACCGGCCACGTCGGCGGAACGCGAAGACCGCGTCCTCGAGCGGATCGACAAGTTCCGGCAACGCCGTCCCCGGCTGCTCGACGAGGTGGTGACGCTCGCGCACGGTGCGGGCGGAAAGTCGTCGGCGGCGCTGGTGGACGCGGTGTTCGTCGAGGCGTTCCGCAACGACGAACTCGAGCAACTCGGTGACGCGGCCGCGCTGAGCATGCCGTCGGGTGAACGGCTCGCATTCTCCACCGACTCGTATGTGGTTCAGCCGCTGCGCTTTCCAGGCGGTTCCATCGGGCACCTCGCGGTGCACGGGACCGTCAACGATCTGGCCGTCTCCGGCGCGCGCCCGCGGTGGTTGTCGGCGGCGTTCGTCATCGAGGAGGGTTTCCCGATCGCCGAACTGCGGGAGATCGTCGCTGACATGAGCGAGGCCGCGGTCCTGTCGGGGGTGCAGATCGTCACCGGCGACACCAAGGTCGTCGGCAAGGGCGCCGCCGACGGCGTCTACATCTCCACCGCCGGTGTCGGTGTCATCCCGGAGGGCAGGCGGCTGTCACCGGACCTCGTGCGCGCGGGCGACAAGGTTCTGCTGTCGGGGACCATCGGCGCACACGGCATGGCCGTGATGCTCGCCCGCGGCGACCTGGCCATCGAGGCCGACATCGCCTCCGACACGGCCCCCGTCAATTCCTTGGTGGAGGCGTTGCTGGAGGCAGCCCCGTCGACGCGGTGGATGCGGGACGCCACCCGCGGCGGTGTCGGCACCGTGTGCAACGAACTGGCGCACGCCTCGCAACTCGCCGTCATCATCGACGAGCACTCCCTGCCCATCGAGCCTCAGGTGCTGGGCGCCTGCGACATGCTCGGCATCGACCCGCTGTATGTGGCGAACGAGGGCAAGTTCGTCGCGGTCGTCGCGGCGGAGGAGGCGGACGCAGCCGTCGCGGCGTTGCGGGCCCATCCGCGGGGAGCCGATGCCGCTGCGGTGGGCGAGATCCTGGCCGAGCCGCCGGGCATCGTCGCACTGCGAACCTCGTTCGGCGGCAGCCGGATCGTCGACATGCTCGTCGGCGACCCGCTTCCCCGAATCTGCTGA
- a CDS encoding DeoR/GlpR family DNA-binding transcription regulator, which produces MAVRESEARRSEIVRLARSIGLASVEDLSAQFGVTASTIRRDLSQLTSQGLIARTYGGAIALDPQQESSLRQRALEGFDAKRAIAEWAANQVRPGETILLDAGTTVGAMGEFLREIENITVIAAGLTALESLADADSVRVECIGGTLRHLSQGFVGPLAEAALQRVTFDRAFLGADAVTADLGICEAELEQTRLKEIMIERADEVYVLAHAAKLGRRPFHAWAPIPPGTTIVTDDSAEHDQTAPFDSAGMRVVRV; this is translated from the coding sequence ATGGCGGTTCGTGAGTCGGAAGCACGCCGGTCCGAGATCGTGCGACTGGCCCGGTCGATCGGGCTGGCCAGCGTCGAGGACCTGTCGGCGCAGTTCGGTGTCACGGCCTCCACCATCCGGCGGGACCTGAGCCAGCTCACGTCTCAGGGGCTGATCGCCCGAACGTACGGCGGTGCGATCGCGCTCGACCCTCAGCAGGAGTCGTCACTCCGCCAGCGTGCCCTCGAGGGTTTCGACGCGAAGCGGGCGATCGCGGAATGGGCCGCGAACCAGGTGCGCCCGGGTGAGACGATCCTCCTCGACGCCGGCACCACCGTGGGCGCGATGGGGGAGTTCCTGCGCGAGATCGAGAACATCACCGTCATCGCGGCCGGTCTCACGGCCCTCGAGTCGCTCGCCGACGCCGACTCCGTGCGTGTCGAGTGCATCGGCGGCACCCTCCGCCACCTCAGCCAGGGGTTCGTCGGCCCGTTGGCCGAGGCCGCACTCCAGCGCGTCACCTTCGACCGCGCGTTCCTCGGGGCAGACGCCGTCACCGCGGATCTGGGCATCTGCGAGGCCGAACTGGAACAGACCCGCCTCAAGGAGATCATGATCGAACGCGCCGACGAGGTGTACGTGCTCGCGCACGCGGCCAAACTCGGACGCCGCCCGTTCCATGCGTGGGCGCCGATCCCGCCGGGAACGACGATCGTCACCGACGACTCGGCCGAGCACGACCAGACGGCACCCTTCGATTCCGCCGGAATGCGGGTCGTGCGAGTCTGA
- a CDS encoding DUF6390 family protein, whose amino-acid sequence MPSGHRVFAQYAHAPNALGYCGPPGSERLQAVACGGAPDTDVVCLAKQFSGAWPYQEVIARLAGIPDPLDESVVRAYWTADELSDRIDRAEFGVQLLARLASQAGQYWKHLTEDLLGEAAPTHNFHVFAVYPWSRLLHTGMPQPLQVLDSCRIRWGEVVGLDHDRAVVRSRRLQWDGTRLSLGPEQDDPADYRVPEGAFVAGLTVGDHVALHWDFVCDRLDADRVGRLRRQTEWQLAQTNQRLVGEVSPATPKRTGANVSQLP is encoded by the coding sequence ATGCCGTCAGGGCACCGCGTGTTCGCGCAGTACGCGCACGCCCCGAACGCCCTGGGCTACTGCGGCCCTCCCGGTTCGGAGCGACTGCAGGCGGTCGCGTGCGGTGGGGCGCCGGACACCGACGTGGTGTGTTTGGCGAAGCAGTTCAGCGGCGCGTGGCCGTACCAGGAGGTGATCGCGCGACTGGCCGGGATCCCGGACCCCTTGGACGAGAGCGTCGTTCGTGCCTACTGGACCGCGGACGAGCTCTCCGACCGCATCGACCGCGCCGAATTCGGCGTCCAACTACTCGCCCGCCTCGCGTCGCAGGCCGGCCAGTACTGGAAGCACCTCACGGAGGACCTGCTCGGGGAGGCGGCGCCCACCCACAACTTTCACGTGTTCGCGGTGTATCCGTGGTCGCGGTTGCTGCACACCGGAATGCCTCAGCCGCTGCAGGTTCTCGACTCGTGCCGCATCCGCTGGGGTGAGGTGGTGGGTCTCGATCACGATCGTGCCGTGGTCCGGTCCCGGCGACTGCAGTGGGACGGTACCCGGCTGTCCCTCGGGCCCGAGCAGGACGACCCGGCCGACTACCGCGTGCCCGAAGGGGCTTTCGTCGCCGGCCTGACGGTCGGCGACCACGTCGCGCTGCACTGGGATTTCGTGTGCGACCGCCTCGACGCCGATCGGGTCGGCAGGCTACGCAGGCAGACGGAATGGCAACTTGCACAGACCAATCAGCGGCTTGTCGGGGAGGTGTCCCCAGCCACTCCGAAACGGACCGGCGCGAATGTTTCTCAGTTACCATGA